The proteins below come from a single Oncorhynchus keta strain PuntledgeMale-10-30-2019 chromosome 32, Oket_V2, whole genome shotgun sequence genomic window:
- the LOC118365326 gene encoding non-structural maintenance of chromosomes element 1 homolog has product MSRPLGESHKRFLQTMMVNGIIDGAKARALHRHCCETHGAHYAHDKLDEFIEVINAQLQPMFMQIRKGMSEEDGLQYHALVNMAETDVTRMSTDYADNELELFRKTMDLIVDSDNGTASSTDILNCADSLQTKKLKKRETEHVLNRLVQDKWLNEKNGDYSLSTRCIMEMEQYIRMLYQDQVKVCHICHNVALQCQMCENPTCGIKIHTPCVARYFKGRTDPRCPACEDFWPHEIPDVYRPPSSQSETQSAAKENTAPTPTPRSTAQTRRTRRS; this is encoded by the exons ATGTCTCGACCACTGGGAGAAAGCCATAAAAGGTTCCTGCAAACCATGATGGTCAATGGGATCATTGATGGTGCCAAGGCAAGGGCTCTCCACCGGCATTGCTGTGAGACACACGGTG CACACTATGCTCATGATAAACTCGACGAATTCATTGAGGTTATCAATGCCCAGCTGCAGCCCATGTTCATGCAGATCAGAAAAGGGATGTCTGAGGAGGATGGTCTTCAGTACCATGCTTTG GTGAACATGGCTGAAACTGATGTGACCAGGATGTCAACTGATTATGCAGACAACGAGTTGGAATTATTTCGAAAAACA ATGGACCTAATTGTGGACTCTGACAATGGAACCGCCTCTTCCACGGACATTCTTAACTGTGCCGACAGCCTCCAGACAAAGAAGCTAAAGAAAAGAGAAACGGAACATGTACTGAACAGGCTTGTTCAGGATAAGTGGCTGAATGAG AAAAATGGAGACTACTCTCTCTCCACTCGCTGTATAATGGAGATGGAGCAATATATTCGGATGTTGTATCAAGACCAGGTCAAGGTCTGCCATATCTGTCACAATGTGGCCTTGCAG TGCCAGATGTGTGAAAATCCTACATGTGGCATCAAAATCCACACCCCTTGTGTCGCCAGATACTTCAAAGGAAGGACTGATCCACGATGCCCTGCCTGTGAGGACTTCTGGCCACATGAGATCCCAG ATGTGTATAGACCTCCGTCCTCTCAGAGCGAGACTCAGTCAGCAGCCAAAGAGAACACGGCCCCCACCCCCACTCCTCGGTCTACAGCTCAGACCCGGAGGACCAGGAGGTCATAA